The sequence TATCACAGTTTCATTTCAGACATCGTTATCATGTTCGGGTAAAAGTCAGATTCAATATATGTATCCTCAGAGTGATTCTGCGTCAAGTGATTGCAATCACTCTTATGACGTAAGTTACTTTTATAGGTTTTGCCATTGATGGTTTAATTCAGTTCAACTCAAATGCTCTGAACAGAGCAATATATAACTTCAACTACAGCAAGACCTTAATCTCCACGTCATATGCCAATACTCCTGGATTCGCTATGTATACATTTTTGCTGAAGATTGTAGGTGGTACATTTCTTCATTGaccatttcaaatattttagatGAACTGTGTCAACAAAAACGGAATAAAACTTGACGCCGGAATTCTCAACATTTTTACGGACATGACCTATATTGATTTATGTGAAAGTGATGTTTTCATGAGCTCGTTTCCAGATACTCTGAACAAGCTTATTGAGGCGGGGtatattgtcaaattttatttcctgaatcaaaatttgcaaGATACTCAAAGTAAGTTCTAGGAGAACAACATTAGCTTCATAATTATCAGTGTTTACAGAAAACGTTGAAAACGTACTAGCTGGATGTAAATACATGAATTCAAGATCGTACTGCGAAATTGTAGACTGGAGCTATCATTCGGAAAATCCTaatgagtttgaaatttgcatcCCAGATTCACAGCCCAGTGGGAAGAAAGAAGACTTTAATTGGCGTGAGTGAACATATAAAGTGATGCATACGGTCGCTATTTTAGATGTTACAGAACTTCTTCTAATTATTGGTATACCTTGTATAAGTTTGACAATTTGCTGcattgcatttttcgtttGTTGCTTGAAATGTGCTAAACTGAAAATGGCAATGATGAGAATGAATGTATTCTCAAATGATACTCACCAAAATCCTGATGAAATGGAGCTGAAAAAGAGATGGATCGGGATGAgaaagaaattcaataaaGATGTTGAGAATGGAAGTTGTAAAGAGTTGTAAGTCACCAGGTTTTTTGAacaatcgattaaaaaatgagTTGTTTAGAAACACCCAAAAATGGTCTCACTTCGCATCGGCGAACAATTACATGGACATACAAGCATTGGCAAATGCTAATAAGTAAGTTTGATTTTCATACCGTACTTTTACTTTAGCATTGGCAAATATGAATAGAATGGGAAGACATCCaatgattttattattttacagaaaagatATATGGGAAATTGACACAAAAAATCTGCTCGTCCAGGAAGACCATCTCCTTGGAAACGGTGCATTTGCAAACGTCTATAAGGGAATCGTAAAAGGAAAAATACCACTACTAGTTGTAAATAATAGTCTCAACATGACCGTAGAATCAGAAAACAATGGTCACTATGAAGCTGCCATCAAGAAGTTACCAGCCCATGCTGACGAGCAGAACcatttggattttttccatgaaattgattttatgaAGCGTTTGGGCCATCATCCACATGTCATCAGCATGTTGGGATGTGTGTCAAATCCATATGAGCCATTGATCGTGGTGGAGTATTGCGCACGTGGTGACCtgttgaagtttttgagaagaCATAAAGATTATGTGCTGATGGTGAGTGACCTTTCCATAAACCGAATTACctcggaaaatgtttttagaatcgTGTACATATTGAATTATGTATAAGTATATACaagttcaaattaaaacttagACCGAACattgagatttcaaaaatcagtttccaGAACAAAACAGACGATTGTCCAATTGAAGCAGACATGTGTCTCAGAATCAAAGATTTGGTTTCTATTGcttggcaagttgccgatgGAATGTCATACCTGgcatcaaaaaactttattcacCGTGATTTAGCTGCCCGTAACATTCTGCTCACAAAAAGTTTAACTGCAAAGGTAACCCGATTATTCCGTTTTAGTTCAGTTTTCACAAACACAGTCATTTTCCAGGTTAGTGACTTCGGTCTATGTCGGTATATGGATTCAGCACTTTATACCGCAAAGGGGGGCCGTCTCCCCATCAAATGGATGTCTGTAGAAGCATTGAAACTGTACGAATTCTCCACAAAAACTGATGTTTGGTCGTTTGGAGTGTTGTTGTTCGAGATTTTCTCCATGGGAGATGTTCCGTATCCAACAATACAACAAGTAGATATGCTGGAACACCTTCTCGCTGGTGGCCGCTTGTCACAGCCATTGAAATGTCCGAATGAGATGTAaggaatttgaaatattgtattcggtaaaaaaaaagaacccaTATTTATTCCAGATTTAATATCATGCAGAAATGTTGGGCCGAAAAGCCTGAAGACAGACCAGAGTTTAATGAAATGAGAGGAGAAATCACAGTGATGTTGAACTTGGACGATGAAAGTTATGGATATCTTAGCGTCGAGTCACAGGGTGGTCCAAAGTATACACAATTAACAATGCAAGATTCAAAGGTGAgggaaatatcagaaaaatattctCCAATTGTCAatctaacttttatttattttccttcACTCCAAATAACTTTACAGGAAACAGCTCCATGCTCCACTCCTGGAGGATCACAAGATATGGACGAAGACGGGGATTATGATAGTGGCTCAGAAGGCCACTCGCAAGGAACTTGTGCTCAGCTCGACCAGGTTTTGACTGAGAGATTTGGTGAAGAACAGAAGAAGGAAATCAAGCAAATCTTTTGTGAGATCACTTCGAAATCAATGCGAGGCAAACGCCGTCAATCGAATTCTACAGTCAGCACGTATCAatcttgattttaaaattttaatattctcaCTAAATCTACTAAAccttgattatttttcaagctacttctcaaaaaaaatgttgtcctCATCGATCTCGTCCATttagtttacaaaaaaaaccaatgtcAGActgatatttttcacatttgcTCTATTTGTGTTGTACACTAGCATTCCTCACTGATGCGTCATTTTCCTACGTTTCCCTTTTAGCATCAAGTATTCCGCGTTTccttttataaaatattttggattATGTTATTCTTTTCACTGATGATTCAGCGCAAAGTATTGTTCAAAACAATTCGAATGGAACAAAAAGCTGATTGCCAACTATTTTTCGGACATACCAACcgtgttgaaaatgaaatttttgattctatGCGCACTGGCTAGTTATGCTCTCGCTGAAACCACCAGAGTCAGAGCAACGATTCATTGCGGATTTCAAAAGAGGGTCGGTGTTCCCATTGTGTCGTTGATGGAAGAGGATTTTTCCAGTGGTAAGTTagaaatttagtgaaaaatatttaatatcgTATTTccttcttttgaaaaatgtatttaaaacaatatttaaaattttaaccgCCTGAAATTATGAAGTTGCTTCATTTTAAGATTCGTCCATAGTTACGAAATTATACATAGAAAATACTTTTCGATCAcgcaaaatgcaaaaaaggcTATGGTTGATTAAAGTATGATAATCATTTTTGTATTGTGTACATGCTGCTTATCAAAATGTTAAGGTTCTAAGTGTAGACCAAATAACacatttgcagaaaattcagGACATGTGAGTTGTGTTTcataatttggttttttattgtACAATTTCACTTTATAAAATGTGTTTCAAATTGCAGTCAATCATATTTTGAATAACCATACACATTCCAGTACCTATCCTCAACTTGTTCGACTCCGATGACGTCCTTGATGAAACCACCGTTGAATACGGGGAACACTTTACATTAGACGGCGGTGAAATAGAAATCTTCAGCACCGAGCCGTATCTCCAAATCGTTCACAAATGCTTTGTAAGTATGATCATGATTTCTTTTGAAACCagttcataaattttcagggaaCAGAAAGAACTGATATTATTGATTTGTCCGAATTCGAAGCTGATTCCAACGACATACTTCATGTTGGCCACATTGTGTTAACCCACGAGGGTCATAAAATCACTCAAGctgtctaaattttttacaagttgttttttgtgttcttttCTAATTTGCCCTAAATATTCAACCCGACATGCAGAAGGAAATACAATTGCGCTGTATATTGCACAATGAATTGTCTTATCAAAAGTTCTTATCGTAAAACAGTAAATTCCATTGTCTAATGcaaaaccactttttttgaaacaacgAAGGATgccaggaaaaaaattaatcaatctACGAGATTTGAGTGTTCTAACagtttaatagaaaaaatgaaaagccGCTATGTTGCAAAGAATTGCATATTTATGTGCATGTAATGGTTGATGGTTAGTTTGaaacagtttgaaaataactggaaggtttgaaaatcgataattctgGTTACTAAAATCAAACAAACCTTTTAATTCTTAGTAGGCTTGCAACGAATTTGGAGTCACATCAACGTATTTTGGCAaacatcgaaaattagttACAAGTAATTATTTCTTAGTATTGGACAATAAACTTAAGTTGACATGTGCGtgtgtttttctttgaaatatcaagaataattgtattttgttcacaaattcaaatttcagaactcgTTCCACTTTTGAAAAGCTACATTACTAATTTCCTATTTTCCATCTTGTCCCTGTTCCTTGCACCGGAAACTTTTCAAAGTGGACAACTGCTCTTTCACAGCTACTCAAACAGTTTGCTCTTGTGGCGCCACGGTTCATTGCTCATAAGCCAACTCATTTCTTTCTAACAATACAAAGTTTTATTATCTTATGCGGTGAGGTCATTTGAGTGAATAAGTCGTGAATCACCTGACACGAGTGAAGAAGAGCGAGAGAAACAGAAGATGCAAGTGACCGATAATTTACAACATGTGCGTGTGTATCTCTATGACCGGTGTACCATCAGATCCGTCCCGACGCCGACTGATTTGTATCTATCCTCTATCCCCCGTCTCGATCTTCCGTCTATTCTTCAACTTCTCCGTTTCCAATTCTCATCGTGTCTGAGGTATGACGGGGAACCGAAAGATAGCAGATAGAGAGGCAAAACTGACCCAATAAGGACACAACGAAAAGCGAAAAATGCTTGCAAAATTGGAATGAACTTTAGCGAAACCAGCTTTTGTAAGAGAAACCGACAACCGGAAATTGTAAAGTGCAGATTTGACCTATATCTGTTGTCATATCTCTTACTCAATAAATTCTTATGTCCAAAACATGAAATATTGTTGattgatttgatttatttaact comes from Caenorhabditis elegans chromosome X and encodes:
- the F09A5.2 gene encoding Putative tyrosine-protein kinase F09A5.2 (Confirmed by transcript evidence) — protein: MHHPKETLLIDSSNPSYSHLTEYRFDNLKREESRSTSLFGDRRRVMKILSGFSLIIIVVFIFATSHEQALSTTGDLTSSTQSTTHGGVVFTYPTTRKSPGKGCVLNSQRSTPKNLKQYTGNISDACLAGIKSSNCKTWLMTNAVILKYSDDVVSNCPSILEFVNKTSLSCSGKSQIQYMYPQSDSASSDCNHSYDFNSNALNRAIYNFNYSKTLISTSYANTPGFAMYTFLLKIMNCVNKNGIKLDAGILNIFTDMTYIDLCESDVFMSSFPDTLNKLIEAGYIVKFYFLNQNLQDTQKNVENVLAGCKYMNSRSYCEIVDWSYHSENPNEFEICIPDSQPSGKKEDFNWQLLLIIGIPCISLTICCIAFFVCCLKCAKLKMAMMRMNVFSNDTHQNPDEMELKKRWIGMRKKFNKDVENGSCKELNTQKWSHFASANNYMDIQALANANKKDIWEIDTKNLLVQEDHLLGNGAFANVYKGIVKGKIPLLVVNNSLNMTVESENNGHYEAAIKKLPAHADEQNHLDFFHEIDFMKRLGHHPHVISMLGCVSNPYEPLIVVEYCARGDLLKFLRRHKDYVLMNKTDDCPIEADMCLRIKDLVSIAWQVADGMSYLASKNFIHRDLAARNILLTKSLTAKVSDFGLCRYMDSALYTAKGGRLPIKWMSVEALKLYEFSTKTDVWSFGVLLFEIFSMGDVPYPTIQQVDMLEHLLAGGRLSQPLKCPNEIFNIMQKCWAEKPEDRPEFNEMRGEITVMLNLDDESYGYLSVESQGGPKYTQLTMQDSKETAPCSTPGGSQDMDEDGDYDSGSEGHSQGTCAQLDQVLTERFGEEQKKEIKQIFCEITSKSMRGKRRQSNSTVSTYQS
- the F09A5.2 gene encoding Putative tyrosine-protein kinase F09A5.2 (Confirmed by transcript evidence); this translates as MHHPKETLLIDSSNPSYSHLTEYRFDNLKREESRSTSLFGDRRRVMKILSGFSLIIIVVFIFATSHEQALSTTGDLTSSTQSTTHGGVVFTYPTTRKSPGKGCVLNSQRSTPKNLKQYTGNISDACLAGIKSSNCKTWLMTNAVILKYSDDVVSNCPSILEFVNKTSLSCSGKSQIQYMYPQSDSASSDCNHSYDFNSNALNRAIYNFNYSKTLISTSYANTPGFAMYTFLLKIMNCVNKNGIKLDAGILNIFTDMTYIDLCESDVFMSSFPDTLNKLIEAGYIVKFYFLNQNLQDTQKNVENVLAGCKYMNSRSYCEIVDWSYHSENPNEFEICIPDSQPSGKKEDFNWHVTELLLIIGIPCISLTICCIAFFVCCLKCAKLKMAMMRMNVFSNDTHQNPDEMELKKRWIGMRKKFNKDVENGSCKELNTQKWSHFASANNYMDIQALANANKKDIWEIDTKNLLVQEDHLLGNGAFANVYKGIVKGKIPLLVVNNSLNMTVESENNGHYEAAIKKLPAHADEQNHLDFFHEIDFMKRLGHHPHVISMLGCVSNPYEPLIVVEYCARGDLLKFLRRHKDYVLMNKTDDCPIEADMCLRIKDLVSIAWQVADGMSYLASKNFIHRDLAARNILLTKSLTAKVSDFGLCRYMDSALYTAKGGRLPIKWMSVEALKLYEFSTKTDVWSFGVLLFEIFSMGDVPYPTIQQVDMLEHLLAGGRLSQPLKCPNEIFNIMQKCWAEKPEDRPEFNEMRGEITVMLNLDDESYGYLSVESQGGPKYTQLTMQDSKETAPCSTPGGSQDMDEDGDYDSGSEGHSQGTCAQLDQVLTERFGEEQKKEIKQIFCEITSKSMRGKRRQSNSTVSTYQS
- the ttr-34 gene encoding TransThyretin-Related family domain (Product from WormBase gene class ttr;~Confirmed by transcript evidence), producing the protein MKFLILCALASYALAETTRVRATIHCGFQKRVGVPIVSLMEEDFSSVPILNLFDSDDVLDETTVEYGEHFTLDGGEIEIFSTEPYLQIVHKCFGTERTDIIDLSEFEADSNDILHVGHIVLTHEGHKITQAV